The Candidatus Saganbacteria bacterium genome includes a region encoding these proteins:
- the ruvC gene encoding crossover junction endodeoxyribonuclease RuvC, translating to MRTLGIDPGTATTGFGVIDENDNKLSLVDYGCIKTSPKNTASDRLKSISSELKKIIDKFKPENVAVEQLFFAANSKTAIKVGEARGVILLTAAQAGVKISEYTPLQVKQALTGYGRADKKQIQYMVKNLLKCKEIPKPDDAADALAIAICHINSRKLKELR from the coding sequence ATGCGGACACTCGGAATAGACCCGGGAACGGCCACGACGGGATTCGGGGTCATCGATGAGAACGATAATAAACTTTCACTGGTAGATTATGGCTGTATAAAAACATCCCCTAAAAACACAGCTTCTGACAGGCTGAAATCAATTTCCTCCGAGTTAAAAAAGATCATCGATAAATTTAAACCCGAAAATGTGGCTGTGGAGCAGTTGTTCTTCGCGGCTAATTCCAAAACCGCGATAAAAGTAGGAGAGGCGAGGGGGGTCATTTTGCTGACTGCGGCTCAAGCCGGCGTGAAAATATCGGAGTATACGCCGCTTCAAGTCAAACAAGCCCTAACAGGGTACGGAAGGGCTGACAAAAAACAGATACAATATATGGTCAAAAATTTGCTAAAATGCAAGGAAATACCGAAGCCGGACGATGCGGCGGATGCTCTGGCAATAGCGATCTGCCACATTAATTCCAGAAAGCTGAAGGAGCTGAGATGA
- the ruvA gene encoding Holliday junction branch migration protein RuvA: protein MIGHIEGIFEGAENDKITVDVNGIGYEITVTNSVLRKLPKKGEKIKVITYLNVREDLMQLFGFSSKEEKGLFGHLLSVSGIGPKGAMNMVSSFDINRLVVAITKGDVGLLTSAQGVGKKTAERVIVELREKLGKIYMLETESGSSTQALENPVIKDAASALMVLGYSAKEAKQAIMESGADLSGNMQIEEIIKRSLKALA from the coding sequence ATGATAGGACATATCGAGGGGATATTTGAAGGAGCTGAGAACGATAAGATCACTGTCGATGTCAACGGTATCGGTTATGAAATAACCGTCACAAATTCTGTGCTCCGTAAGCTCCCGAAGAAAGGCGAAAAGATAAAAGTCATTACATATCTTAACGTCAGAGAAGACCTGATGCAGCTTTTCGGATTCTCTTCCAAGGAGGAAAAAGGCCTGTTCGGCCATCTGCTTTCCGTATCCGGCATAGGGCCGAAGGGGGCGATGAACATGGTTTCTTCTTTCGACATCAACAGGCTCGTCGTCGCAATAACAAAAGGCGATGTCGGGCTTCTTACCTCCGCGCAGGGGGTTGGCAAGAAAACGGCCGAAAGGGTCATTGTCGAATTAAGGGAAAAGCTCGGAAAGATCTATATGCTTGAGACCGAGAGCGGTTCGTCCACGCAGGCCCTTGAAAACCCGGTCATAAAAGATGCCGCGTCAGCGCTGATGGTTCTGGGCTATTCCGCGAAAGAAGCAAAGCAGGCGATAATGGAAAGCGGAGCCGACCTTTCGGGGAACATGCAGATCGAAGAGATAATCAAGCGGTCGCTCAAGGCCTTGGCCTGA
- a CDS encoding YqeG family HAD IIIA-type phosphatase: protein MEEKKGLADYFRPKEYVDSVYRIDLDRLYRRGIRALIIDLDDTLIPRRDYSVPMTIYAWVEKAKEKGFKIYLASNGSRLPRVKYIIKTLQIDGNALSFKPLPFAFYNAMKVLDVSAGDTAVIGDQLITDMLGGNILGMYTILVNPLSEETSLFRMPMRLLDNFLIRLLKLRPRP, encoded by the coding sequence ATGGAAGAAAAAAAGGGGCTGGCGGATTATTTCCGTCCCAAAGAATACGTGGATTCGGTATACAGGATCGACCTTGACCGGCTTTACAGGCGCGGCATAAGGGCTTTGATAATCGATCTTGACGACACGCTGATCCCGCGCAGGGATTACAGTGTCCCTATGACAATATACGCCTGGGTGGAAAAGGCAAAAGAAAAAGGTTTCAAAATATATCTTGCTTCGAACGGGAGCAGGCTGCCCAGGGTGAAATACATAATAAAGACCCTGCAGATCGATGGCAACGCCCTGTCATTTAAGCCACTTCCTTTCGCGTTCTATAACGCTATGAAGGTGCTGGATGTGTCAGCCGGCGATACAGCCGTGATCGGCGACCAGTTGATCACCGACATGCTGGGAGGCAATATCCTCGGGATGTATACGATACTGGTAAACCCTCTTTCCGAAGAGACTTCATTGTTCAGGATGCCGATGAGGCTGCTGGATAATTTTTTGATAAGACTTCTTAAGCTCAGGCCAAGGCCTTGA
- a CDS encoding ABC transporter substrate-binding protein produces MRKILTALTFVLMCSSCLAAGYDGVWFLGFNTNKDVFGDRNGSSVRKAFQYAVDRKYICKEIIRDDNVPTGVIPKGMDGYDGVLKGYPLNLNASASLLKKAGYLKKDKRLSGLMLAHTDGVKTIEIANSIQNDLKKIGVRIELKQIKYSEGEKWEDYLSSGKYHMFLIGYKLLPKPDMPTAEAVSSKRLLFDLFGSAGEANFFFLRDGKVDSSLDAIDSLPTAEAKEITKRLRSLNKYLQELSLTVNLFYIKKIPGLEN; encoded by the coding sequence ATGAGAAAGATATTAACAGCATTAACATTTGTCTTGATGTGCTCCAGCTGCCTGGCTGCCGGCTATGACGGTGTCTGGTTCTTGGGATTTAACACGAACAAAGATGTTTTCGGCGACAGGAATGGCAGCTCCGTCAGGAAGGCTTTCCAATACGCCGTCGACCGTAAATATATTTGCAAAGAGATCATCAGGGACGACAACGTTCCGACCGGCGTGATCCCGAAAGGCATGGACGGATATGACGGTGTCTTAAAAGGATATCCTCTTAACCTCAATGCATCGGCATCACTGCTCAAAAAAGCGGGATACTTAAAGAAAGACAAAAGGCTTTCCGGTCTTATGCTTGCCCACACCGACGGGGTAAAGACAATAGAGATAGCAAACTCCATTCAAAACGACCTTAAAAAGATCGGGGTCAGGATCGAACTCAAGCAGATAAAGTACAGCGAAGGCGAGAAGTGGGAGGATTATCTGTCTTCCGGAAAATACCACATGTTCTTGATAGGATATAAACTCCTCCCAAAACCGGACATGCCGACAGCCGAAGCTGTTTCGTCAAAAAGACTGCTGTTTGACCTGTTCGGCTCAGCCGGGGAAGCGAACTTTTTCTTTCTCAGGGACGGGAAGGTCGATTCTTCTCTCGATGCTATCGACTCACTGCCGACGGCAGAGGCTAAAGAGATCACAAAACGCCTCAGGTCCCTGAACAAATACTTGCAAGAACTTTCCCTGACTGTTAATCTGTTCTATATAAAGAAAATACCGGGACTTGAGAACTGA
- the rsmA gene encoding 16S rRNA (adenine(1518)-N(6)/adenine(1519)-N(6))-dimethyltransferase RsmA, which yields MEQSFSGQTKHLLNKYDIRLKRSLGQNLLVDKAALDRIVKAGDIRSSDTVIEIGTGTGILTKELAKTAKKVITFEIDRTIIEAAKEYLAGHENVELINDDFLKADLGTLLSSFSNTKIVANVPYYITTPVIEKILENKEQISLAILTVQREFAQRMTAKPGTKEYGSFTVFVNYHTEPKIVSYIPKSSFLPQPEVGSAIILLTIREKPFVDVKDERSFFEVVRTSFSQRRKTLRNCLLTKFEPQKVDRALSQAGIDGKRRGETLSIAEFARLSDSLT from the coding sequence ATGGAACAATCTTTTTCCGGACAAACTAAGCATCTCCTTAATAAATACGACATCCGTTTAAAACGTTCGCTTGGCCAGAACCTTCTTGTCGATAAAGCCGCTCTGGACAGGATAGTAAAAGCGGGCGACATCCGATCGTCTGACACGGTGATCGAGATCGGAACAGGCACCGGCATTCTGACAAAAGAGCTGGCAAAAACCGCAAAGAAAGTGATTACCTTCGAAATTGACAGAACTATTATTGAAGCCGCGAAAGAATATCTTGCCGGTCATGAAAATGTGGAGTTGATTAATGATGATTTCTTAAAAGCTGACCTTGGAACATTGCTGTCTTCCTTTTCCAATACTAAAATCGTCGCCAACGTCCCTTATTACATCACAACTCCCGTGATCGAGAAAATACTTGAGAACAAAGAACAGATCTCGCTCGCGATACTGACCGTCCAAAGAGAATTTGCGCAAAGGATGACGGCTAAACCCGGGACAAAGGAATACGGAAGTTTCACCGTTTTTGTGAATTATCATACCGAGCCGAAGATCGTTTCGTATATCCCAAAGTCCTCTTTCCTGCCGCAACCGGAAGTAGGGTCGGCGATAATACTTTTAACTATCAGAGAAAAACCTTTTGTTGATGTAAAGGATGAGAGATCGTTCTTTGAAGTGGTCAGGACCTCATTTTCACAAAGACGAAAGACACTGAGAAATTGTCTGCTTACTAAATTTGAACCTCAGAAAGTCGACAGGGCTCTCTCTCAAGCCGGCATCGACGGCAAAAGAAGGGGCGAGACGCTGTCTATCGCGGAATTCGCGAGACTATCAGACTCTCTCACCTGA
- the pdxA gene encoding 4-hydroxythreonine-4-phosphate dehydrogenase PdxA, protein MTNKNKADLDKRPIIAVTMGDPAGIGPEIIIKALSTAEINRLCRPVVIGDASVMKNAMKVAKVSPLVLNEIKRIDNGNFQAGMINILDMDNVEVSKLKIGKISAEAGRAAIKYVERAVDLALEGKVHAIATAPINKEAVHKAGYKFDGHTELLAKKTGTTNYAMMFLSDSIRVALVTTHIPLSQVPKELDKKKILNLIKLVDKELHRLLGKSPKIGVAGLNPHAGEGGIFGQEEEKIIRPAVEEAKKLGIDVKGPISADAIFYLANIGMFDIVVAMYHDQGLIPLKLLSFNRSVNVTIGLPIIRTSVDHGTGFDIAGKGWANPGSMVQAIKVATMMVLKKKE, encoded by the coding sequence ATGACAAATAAGAACAAAGCCGATCTGGACAAACGGCCGATAATCGCGGTCACGATGGGAGACCCCGCGGGCATAGGCCCTGAGATAATCATCAAAGCCCTTTCGACGGCAGAGATAAACAGGCTCTGCAGGCCTGTCGTCATCGGGGACGCGTCGGTGATGAAGAACGCGATGAAAGTTGCAAAGGTATCACCTCTCGTGCTTAACGAGATAAAAAGGATAGACAACGGGAACTTCCAGGCCGGAATGATCAATATCCTCGACATGGACAACGTGGAGGTCTCAAAGCTTAAGATCGGGAAGATCTCCGCGGAAGCCGGCAGAGCGGCTATAAAATATGTGGAAAGAGCCGTCGATCTTGCGCTTGAAGGAAAAGTCCACGCTATAGCGACAGCCCCGATAAATAAAGAAGCAGTGCACAAAGCGGGCTATAAATTCGACGGGCACACCGAACTCCTGGCAAAAAAGACCGGCACGACAAATTATGCCATGATGTTCCTTTCGGATTCCATCCGGGTCGCGCTTGTGACGACGCACATTCCCCTGTCCCAGGTCCCGAAAGAGCTGGACAAGAAAAAGATACTGAACCTCATTAAGCTTGTCGATAAAGAGCTTCACAGGCTGCTGGGTAAATCACCCAAGATAGGAGTTGCCGGACTCAACCCTCATGCAGGTGAAGGCGGGATATTCGGCCAGGAAGAAGAAAAGATAATACGGCCCGCGGTGGAAGAAGCAAAGAAGCTTGGCATAGACGTAAAAGGTCCGATATCCGCAGATGCTATATTTTATCTCGCAAACATAGGAATGTTCGATATAGTTGTTGCAATGTACCATGATCAGGGACTGATACCTTTAAAGCTCCTGTCATTCAACAGATCTGTCAATGTCACCATAGGACTTCCGATAATAAGGACCTCCGTGGACCACGGGACCGGTTTTGACATCGCCGGCAAAGGCTGGGCAAATCCAGGGAGCATGGTCCAGGCCATAAAAGTCGCTACAATGATGGTGTTGAAGAAGAAAGAGTAA
- a CDS encoding LL-diaminopimelate aminotransferase, producing MFEEAKRLRDLPTYVFDTTDKLKQEERAKGKDLIDLSMASPDFPTPPAVVEAMKNALDEPINHRYPSFDGLPEFRHASVKWCREQYKIDIDADKEIIPLIGSKEGLVHLAFAFIEQGDTTLVPLPAYPAHFRGTLLAGGTLIVMPTSEKTGYVPDLTVIDEAIANKARMMFLSYPTNPTGAVAPLEFFEKAVAFCKKHSIILIHDFAYAEIYFNGNKPHSLLEVHGAKDIAIEFHTLSKTFSMAGWRIGFVVGNRELIASLRKMKTNLDYGLFAATQKAGIAAMQLPKSYLDETRQKYQERRDVLIAGLQKLGWKIESPKGSMYVWIEVPKGYNSTSFFMELLKKAGVVVSPGIGFGDLGEGYVRIALIDTKERITEAINRMEKAGIKYDK from the coding sequence ATGTTTGAAGAAGCAAAAAGATTAAGGGATCTCCCCACTTACGTGTTCGACACGACCGATAAATTGAAACAGGAAGAGCGCGCTAAGGGAAAAGACCTCATAGACCTCAGCATGGCAAGCCCGGACTTCCCCACACCTCCGGCTGTCGTTGAGGCAATGAAAAATGCTCTCGATGAACCAATAAATCACAGGTATCCAAGTTTTGACGGCCTTCCTGAGTTCAGGCATGCGTCTGTAAAGTGGTGCCGCGAACAATACAAGATCGATATCGATGCTGACAAGGAAATAATACCTCTCATCGGTTCAAAGGAAGGTTTAGTCCATCTTGCTTTCGCGTTCATAGAACAGGGCGATACGACACTGGTCCCTCTTCCGGCATATCCGGCGCATTTCAGGGGGACGCTCCTTGCCGGCGGAACACTTATAGTGATGCCGACAAGCGAAAAGACGGGTTATGTCCCGGACCTGACCGTAATAGACGAAGCCATCGCGAACAAAGCAAGGATGATGTTCCTGAGTTATCCCACAAACCCGACCGGCGCCGTGGCTCCGCTTGAGTTCTTTGAAAAAGCGGTCGCTTTCTGTAAAAAACACAGCATCATTTTGATCCACGACTTCGCGTATGCCGAAATATATTTTAACGGGAACAAACCGCATAGTCTGCTTGAGGTCCACGGGGCAAAAGACATCGCCATAGAGTTCCACACTCTTTCAAAGACTTTCAGCATGGCGGGCTGGAGGATCGGGTTTGTCGTTGGCAATCGCGAACTTATTGCGAGTCTGCGGAAGATGAAGACCAATCTTGATTACGGTCTTTTTGCCGCGACCCAAAAAGCCGGTATTGCCGCGATGCAGCTTCCAAAATCCTATCTTGACGAGACAAGACAGAAATACCAGGAAAGAAGAGATGTCCTGATAGCAGGGCTTCAGAAACTCGGCTGGAAGATCGAAAGCCCGAAGGGCTCTATGTATGTATGGATCGAAGTGCCTAAAGGTTATAATTCCACAAGTTTTTTTATGGAACTTCTTAAAAAAGCCGGTGTGGTGGTGTCTCCGGGGATAGGTTTTGGCGATCTCGGAGAAGGTTATGTCAGGATCGCTCTTATCGACACAAAAGAACGGATCACCGAAGCAATAAACAGAATGGAAAAGGCAGGTATAAAATATGACAAATAA
- the lipA gene encoding lipoyl synthase gives METLPQWLIKRTPKSQNIREIHSLLDDDSVHTVCESAKCPNIGECYLNRTVTFMILGNICTRNCGFCAVSHGHASPPDEDEPKKVADAAKRLGLKYVVITSVTRDDLEDGGADQFVRTIREIRSLLPGTKIEVLVPDFKGNEGCIGKIIDIKPNIINHNLETVKRLYPAVRSQADYGRSLSLLRAVKDRDPSLYTKSGIMLGLGETKEEVIALMEDLREVDCDILTIGQYLQPSKEQVEVLEYIKPSDFDDYKDIGERMGFKKVFSGPFVRSSYKASEAHV, from the coding sequence ATGGAAACCTTGCCGCAGTGGCTCATTAAACGTACTCCAAAATCACAGAACATCAGAGAGATCCACAGTCTTCTGGACGATGACTCCGTACATACGGTATGTGAAAGCGCGAAGTGTCCGAACATCGGGGAATGTTATCTGAACAGAACGGTCACTTTTATGATCCTTGGAAATATCTGCACAAGGAATTGCGGATTTTGCGCGGTCAGTCACGGGCATGCTTCACCGCCCGATGAAGATGAACCTAAAAAGGTTGCTGATGCGGCAAAAAGGCTCGGACTAAAATATGTAGTAATAACTTCTGTCACCCGTGACGATCTTGAAGACGGAGGAGCGGATCAATTTGTCAGAACTATCCGTGAGATCAGAAGCCTGCTCCCCGGGACCAAAATAGAAGTATTGGTCCCTGATTTTAAAGGAAATGAAGGGTGCATCGGCAAGATCATCGATATTAAGCCAAATATCATCAACCATAACCTCGAAACTGTTAAAAGACTTTACCCTGCTGTAAGATCCCAGGCGGATTACGGAAGGTCGCTTTCACTCCTGAGGGCTGTAAAAGACAGGGATCCCTCGCTTTACACAAAGAGCGGGATTATGTTAGGATTAGGAGAAACGAAGGAAGAAGTTATCGCGCTGATGGAAGATTTGCGCGAAGTTGATTGTGATATTTTGACCATAGGTCAGTACCTTCAGCCTTCAAAAGAACAGGTCGAAGTCTTGGAATATATAAAACCATCTGATTTCGATGATTATAAAGATATAGGGGAACGCATGGGTTTCAAAAAAGTTTTTTCCGGACCTTTTGTCAGAAGTTCATACAAAGCGAGCGAAGCACATGTTTGA
- a CDS encoding ZIP family metal transporter, giving the protein MATLLWIIGATVVDSLMGLAGIVSLWMRPDTLNRFIKFFIAFSAGVLIGGAFFHLLVESLSLLSPNLTFLTTVIGFLLFFVFEEYLHWHLCEECEIHPYSYLMIVGDSIHNIIDGLVIAGAFIVSVPLGVVTTIMILGHEIPQELGVFAILVSGGIKNTKAIAYSFFAQCSCVLGGIIGFMFMQRITVLSSFLLPFAAGGFIYIAASDLIPGMHKTEGFGKVTSFIWLCLGIAFMIAAKALFGA; this is encoded by the coding sequence ATGGCAACACTTCTCTGGATAATCGGGGCGACGGTCGTAGACAGCCTGATGGGGCTTGCGGGAATCGTAAGCCTCTGGATGCGGCCGGACACTCTGAACAGGTTCATTAAATTCTTCATAGCTTTTTCTGCGGGAGTGCTTATCGGCGGGGCATTTTTCCATCTTCTTGTGGAATCTCTTTCCCTGCTTTCACCAAATCTAACTTTTCTAACAACTGTCATCGGTTTTCTCCTATTCTTCGTCTTTGAAGAATATCTGCACTGGCACCTTTGCGAAGAATGCGAGATACACCCCTACAGTTATCTGATGATAGTGGGGGATAGCATACATAATATAATTGACGGTCTTGTCATAGCGGGAGCTTTCATCGTTAGCGTCCCTCTCGGAGTGGTGACGACAATAATGATCCTTGGTCATGAGATCCCGCAGGAGCTCGGAGTGTTCGCGATACTGGTTTCCGGTGGCATTAAGAACACAAAAGCAATAGCTTACAGCTTCTTCGCGCAGTGTTCATGCGTGCTGGGCGGTATCATCGGGTTCATGTTCATGCAGAGGATCACGGTCCTTTCTTCATTCCTTCTACCGTTCGCTGCAGGAGGATTTATTTACATTGCCGCTTCCGACCTTATTCCGGGTATGCACAAGACCGAAGGTTTTGGTAAAGTCACCTCGTTCATCTGGCTTTGTCTCGGCATTGCGTTCATGATCGCGGCAAAAGCCCTGTTCGGGGCATGA
- the ilvB gene encoding biosynthetic-type acetolactate synthase large subunit: MELTGAQALLESLKKEGVEVIFGLPGGQVLPLYDALYSEKGIRHILVRHEQGAGHAADGYARASGKVGVCLATSGPGATNLVTAIANAHMDSIPMVAITGQVGTAFLGKDSFQEADITGITLPITKHSYLVKDASQIPYIVKEAFHIASTGRPGPVLIDIPKDIQIKKIEFNYPEKLDLDSYKPTYHGHPKQISIASKLIDSAQKPMIYAGGGVIMAGAEKELLELATKISAPVTTTLMGKGAFPETHPLSLGMLGMHGTVYANYAVTECDVLIAIGARFDDRVTGHIDHFAPNAKIIHIDIDPAEIGKNVSVDIPIVGDVKNVLTALNKHVKQKEAHSPWIAQVMGWKEKHPLCYKDDGTLKPQAVIEKIYEVTKGEAIICTEVGQNQMWAAQYYKYTKPRTFISSGGLGTMGFGFPAAIGAQVACPDKIVIDIAGDGSIQMNIQELNTAVNNKLPVIIAILNNRYLGMVRQWQELLHGRRYSHTDLEDNPDFVKIAQAYGANAIRVEKLEDVGPALKKAIASRDKPTVIEFVVTREENVFPFVPAGQPINEMIVD; the protein is encoded by the coding sequence ATGGAACTCACGGGCGCGCAGGCGCTGCTTGAATCGTTAAAGAAAGAGGGGGTCGAGGTCATCTTCGGACTTCCCGGAGGACAGGTACTGCCTCTTTATGACGCGCTGTACAGTGAAAAAGGTATCAGGCATATCCTTGTCAGGCACGAACAGGGTGCGGGGCATGCTGCGGACGGCTACGCCAGGGCAAGCGGAAAAGTCGGGGTCTGCCTGGCTACTTCAGGTCCCGGCGCGACGAATCTTGTCACGGCGATCGCGAATGCGCACATGGATTCTATCCCGATGGTCGCTATCACAGGGCAGGTCGGTACCGCTTTCCTCGGAAAAGATTCTTTCCAGGAAGCGGATATCACGGGAATAACGCTTCCCATTACAAAACATAGTTACCTTGTGAAGGATGCTTCTCAAATTCCTTATATCGTCAAGGAAGCGTTCCATATCGCATCTACAGGAAGACCGGGCCCGGTCCTGATAGATATACCCAAAGATATTCAGATAAAAAAGATAGAATTCAATTATCCGGAGAAATTAGATCTGGATTCATATAAGCCGACATATCACGGCCATCCGAAGCAGATATCCATCGCTTCAAAACTGATCGACTCGGCGCAAAAGCCGATGATATATGCGGGAGGCGGTGTCATCATGGCGGGAGCTGAAAAAGAACTGCTTGAGCTCGCGACAAAAATATCGGCGCCTGTCACGACAACTTTGATGGGAAAAGGCGCTTTCCCGGAGACTCATCCGCTCTCTCTCGGAATGCTTGGGATGCACGGGACGGTCTATGCCAACTACGCGGTCACGGAATGCGATGTTCTCATCGCGATCGGCGCGAGGTTCGATGACAGGGTCACCGGCCACATAGACCATTTTGCGCCGAATGCCAAGATCATCCATATCGATATCGATCCCGCTGAAATAGGGAAAAATGTTTCCGTTGACATCCCCATAGTCGGCGATGTCAAGAATGTCCTTACGGCTCTAAACAAGCACGTCAAGCAAAAAGAAGCGCATTCGCCATGGATCGCGCAGGTCATGGGATGGAAAGAAAAGCATCCGCTCTGCTATAAAGACGACGGAACGCTGAAGCCGCAGGCAGTCATAGAGAAAATATACGAAGTCACAAAGGGCGAAGCGATAATCTGCACTGAAGTCGGGCAGAACCAGATGTGGGCGGCGCAATATTATAAATATACCAAGCCGAGGACATTTATTTCTTCCGGCGGTCTTGGTACGATGGGATTTGGGTTCCCTGCTGCTATAGGAGCGCAGGTCGCGTGTCCTGACAAGATAGTCATCGATATAGCGGGCGACGGAAGCATACAGATGAACATACAGGAGTTAAATACAGCGGTAAATAATAAATTGCCGGTCATTATCGCTATTTTGAATAACCGTTATCTGGGGATGGTCCGCCAGTGGCAGGAACTTTTGCACGGCAGAAGATATTCGCACACGGATCTGGAAGACAATCCCGATTTTGTCAAGATCGCGCAGGCTTACGGAGCGAACGCGATAAGGGTCGAAAAGCTCGAAGACGTCGGGCCGGCCCTGAAAAAAGCCATTGCTTCAAGAGACAAGCCGACCGTCATCGAGTTTGTTGTTACCAGGGAAGAGAATGTTTTTCCGTTCGTTCCCGCGGGACAGCCGATAAATGAAATGATAGTCGATTAA
- the ilvN gene encoding acetolactate synthase small subunit, which produces MKKHTIAVIVNNRAGVLSRVSGLFSRRGYNIHSLAVGTTEDEDLSRMTIVVEGDDEVLEQITKQLYKIIEVVRVYELSNINAVDRELVMIKVAASDITRPEIQQIVDIFRAKVVDLGETALIIEATGDSKKIDALEELLKKFGIREMVRTGKISLARSEETK; this is translated from the coding sequence ATGAAAAAACATACAATAGCGGTGATCGTCAACAATAGAGCCGGGGTCCTGTCAAGGGTTTCCGGGCTTTTCAGCAGGCGCGGATACAACATCCACAGTCTTGCGGTGGGAACTACGGAGGATGAGGACCTTTCAAGGATGACGATCGTTGTCGAGGGCGACGATGAAGTCCTGGAACAGATCACAAAACAGCTTTATAAGATAATAGAAGTGGTAAGGGTTTACGAGCTTTCAAACATAAATGCCGTCGACAGGGAACTTGTCATGATAAAAGTCGCGGCCAGTGATATCACGAGACCGGAGATCCAGCAGATAGTCGATATCTTCAGGGCAAAGGTAGTCGATCTAGGGGAGACCGCGCTTATCATAGAGGCGACCGGAGATTCGAAGAAGATCGACGCGCTCGAAGAGCTGCTTAAAAAGTTTGGTATAAGGGAGATGGTAAGGACAGGGAAGATCTCGCTGGCGAGAAGCGAAGAAACAAAATAA
- the ilvC gene encoding ketol-acid reductoisomerase: MAKVYYDKDADLKLLKGKTVAIIGYGSQGGAQGSNLRDSGVDVIVAELPGTPNYERAKKDKMKIMTADEAAKQADIIQILVPDELQSRVYKESIEKHLKKGKVLVFSHGFNIHFHQIIPPKDVDVIMIAPKGPGPLVRKLYVDGGGVPALIAVFQDASGKAKKIALAHAKGIGATRAGVLETTFKEETETDLFGEQAVLCGGCTALVIAGFETLVNAGYQPEIAYFECMHELKLIVDLMYEKGMSGMRAAISNTAEYGDFTVGPFVIDESVRQRMQYVLSRIQTGAFAKEWILENQAGRPVFLAHRRRGIEHLIEKVGKELRKMMSWIPKTNA; the protein is encoded by the coding sequence ATGGCGAAAGTTTATTATGATAAGGATGCGGACCTCAAGTTGTTGAAGGGAAAGACAGTTGCGATAATCGGTTACGGCAGCCAGGGCGGGGCACAGGGGAGCAATCTTAGGGACAGCGGCGTGGATGTTATCGTGGCCGAGCTTCCCGGGACACCTAACTACGAGCGTGCAAAAAAAGACAAGATGAAGATCATGACTGCAGATGAAGCGGCGAAACAGGCAGATATCATACAGATCCTTGTGCCTGATGAACTTCAGTCAAGGGTCTATAAGGAATCCATAGAGAAGCACCTGAAAAAAGGGAAAGTGCTTGTATTCTCACATGGGTTCAACATCCATTTTCACCAGATAATCCCGCCCAAGGATGTCGATGTCATAATGATCGCGCCCAAAGGGCCGGGACCTCTTGTCAGAAAATTGTATGTTGATGGCGGCGGAGTGCCGGCTTTGATAGCGGTGTTCCAGGATGCTTCAGGGAAAGCAAAAAAGATAGCTCTCGCGCATGCCAAGGGCATCGGAGCGACACGCGCCGGAGTGCTTGAGACGACATTCAAGGAAGAAACGGAGACCGACCTTTTCGGGGAGCAGGCGGTCCTTTGTGGCGGATGCACGGCGCTTGTGATCGCGGGGTTCGAGACGCTGGTCAACGCGGGCTACCAGCCCGAGATAGCTTATTTTGAATGCATGCACGAACTGAAGCTGATAGTCGACCTGATGTATGAAAAAGGTATGTCCGGGATGAGGGCGGCGATCAGCAACACGGCCGAGTACGGTGATTTCACAGTCGGGCCGTTCGTCATCGATGAGTCGGTCAGACAGAGGATGCAGTACGTGCTTTCAAGGATCCAGACTGGAGCTTTCGCCAAAGAATGGATACTTGAGAACCAGGCGGGAAGGCCGGTATTCCTGGCGCACAGAAGAAGAGGCATCGAACATCTGATAGAAAAAGTCGGCAAAGAGCTCCGCAAGATGATGAGCTGGATACCGAAGACGAACGCTTAA